The Natrinema amylolyticum genome includes the window GCGTGTGGTCCGTCGACCTCGCCGTAATTGACGAAGCCGCCGTCGACCGTCGCGTCTGCACCGTCGCCGATGTCGACGAGGCGCTTGTTCAGTTCCGTCCGCTGATGGTAGCCCATCTGGCCCTGCTGCGGGACCGTCGAGCGGACGCGGGACGGGTTCCAGGGGCCGAGGTTACCGATGCGGCGACGCCAGCCCTGCCGGGCGTGTTTGCCCTTGCGTTTCTGGACGCCCCATCGCTTGACGGGGCCTTGGGTCCCTTTGCCTTTCGTGACGCCGCTCGCGTCGACGTACTCGCCGGCGCGGAACACGTCGTTCATGACGTGTTCGCCGCCGTCCTCGATGATCTCGAGGGCGAAATCGACGCGGTCGTCGACGGAGCCGCCGCCGACGCGCGTTTCCATCACGTCCGGTTTCTTCTTGGGCACCGAGGGAACGTCCCCCGGAACCGTGTGGGTGATGACGCGGACGTCATCGACGCGACCCTCCTCGTGGAGTCCACGGAGCTCGTCCGTGGCGGCGTCGGTGTCGTACCCGTCACCGGGAAGGTCCAGAACGCGATCGAGTTCGGGAACGAACTCGTCGGTCCAGACCTCGGTTATCGGCTTCATACCGTACGGCGTGTCTTCGTACGCTCGCAGAGCGACGGCGCGCATCGGCGGCGTCTCCACGATCGTCACAGGGACGGTCTCTTCCATCCCTTCGGTCGGCGAGTTCGCTTTATCGTCGACCATGACGACGTGGGTCATGCCGGCCTTGTAGCCCGCGAAGCCCTGAAGCGTCGGCTGTCCGTCGTCGTCCGGCCACGAGTTGAAGCGTGGGACCTCGCTGGTCGCACGCTTTCGTGGGCCGAACCCGAGTGAGCCTTTGCGTGGTGTATTTGCTTGTGGCATTCTATCACTCTCTCAGTGAGAGGGGAGCGAGCGTCGCGAACAGAGCCTCCTCCGTTCGCACGACCTCGCTTCCCTGATCCGGAACCGTGTTTAGCCAGAGGTCGAACCCCGGATCGGCAGTGGGTTCGACTCCGTTATCGGCCGCGTCGTCCCGGTTGGACGACGGTTCGACTGCGTCGCCTTGTCCGGACGACGCTTCGATGGCCGATTCCTCGATTTCGAGGATAGCCGGCAGCCCTCTCTCGGGCGCGCCGAAGGCGACGGTCATCCCGTCGCGCTCGGTACGTCCGGCCAGCGTCTCGAGCCGCCCGACGGTGAGCTCTTCACCGAATCGGGAGGCCGCGATACGGACGCCGGCGTCCTCACGGCCGAGTGCTGCCTGCAGGTCCGTCTGCTCGATCGAAAGTCCCGGGAGGGGATCATCGACGAGCTTCGCCCGGACCGGTCGTCGCGAAGAGATCCTGACGGTCACGCGCTCCCCCTCTTCGACCGCCATTTTCGGCGGTACGTTGAGGGAGATCGGGTGTTGCAGTCCGCAATTGACCCGGACGCGCCCTTCAGGTCCGACCTCGGTCACGATTCCTTGTCTTGACGACCCCGAACCGGTAGATTCGGAGCCGGTCTGTGACATGGCGCGGAGCGGCGGCAAGACGCCCGCGTACTCCAGTTCGTCCCGCATCCCCCATGCCTCGTTGCGGAGGTATGGAGGCGTTGCGGCGTATCGCAACACGGTTTGTACGAACCCGCCGTCGAACTGCCCGGTTTCGCCATCCCGATCGGGATAGACGACCAGGCGATCAGCCCGGAAGATCGTCGCCGCGCGGGCGACGTATCCGAGCTTTCGGGTAGCCTCGCGTTTGTCTTCGGCTTCCCGACTGATCGACGACGGCACGAGCACGCTGACAGTCATGCCGAGACGCTTCGACGCCGCGTCACTAGACTGTAGCGATATATTGCGGAGAGGGTCTTAAAAGAATAGCGGATTCGATTCCGGCTGACAACGCCTCACACCCTCGAATTCGTGCCGAACAGACACACACTCACTCACGGTAACTTATCGCAGACGGCCTCCAGGAAGAGGCGGTTGATGTTGCCGGGTCACACCGTCGCCTGCCGGCTCGATCGCTCGAGAATCGGCATGCCGCAGCATGCCGATGCCGGTTCGATTCGCAACCCTTATACACCTATCCGGTGGTAGATATGAGTGCAGCAGGGCGCTGGTAGTGTAGTGGTATCACGTGACCTTGCCATGGTCACAACCTGGGTTCAAATCCCAGCCAGCGCACTTCTACGGCGAACAACTTCGGCGAGCACCGCGTAGCGTGTGCTCGCCATCCGTGAGCCGTAACTTCGTACTGGATTTGAACGAGAGAAGACGCAGCCCGCACAGCGAACGGAGTGAGCGAGCAGGACCGTCTTCGCGTTGTTCAAATCCCAGCCAGCGCATTTCTCCGAACACAACGTCACGAGCGACGCGATAACTGTATCTCGAGGAATCTTCGACCCCTCGAGCAGTCGCCGTTTCGCGCTGACGACCGGGAAATGAGCGTCGCGAACAGTCAGCGCACTTCTCCGAGATCAATTCCAACGCACACCGCTCGAGGTGCTTGCCAGCTGTACAGTCTTTCCTCAAGCCGTACCGATAATATCGAGTCAGCGGCTGCGGCTCCGCGTCGTCCGTAACCGCGAGCAGCGAATCGATTCGCACGGACGGGATCGAGGCGAGCGTCTCGCTCGAGCTTCGTCATTTATAAATAGATGTGGTGCTATCGTCCAGTTACACTCGAGACAGAGTGTGACGGCGCAGCACCGATCGAACGCGCTGGTAGTGTAGTGGTATCACGTGACCTTGCCATGGTCACAACCTGGGTTCAAATCCCAGCCAGCGCATTTCTGTCGCGAACAAATCCGTGAGCGACAGAATCGTTCTGGATTTGAACGAGAGAAGACGCAGCCCGCACAGTGAACGAAGTGAGCGAGCAGGACCGTCTTCGCGTTGTTCAAATCCCAGCCAGCGCATTTCTCCGAACACAACGTCACGAGCGTTGCGTAGCAACGCGAGTAATCGTGTTCGGAGGCATCGTTCTAGATTTGAATCAGACCGAGGTTCTGCGAGCGCAGCGAGCAGGTTCTCGGGCGTAGTTCAAATCCCAGCCAGCGCAGTTCTCCGAACACAACATCACGAGCGTTGCATAGCGACGCCGCGAGTCGAAATCGTCTCGAGCCAGAACGCGAACCGTAACTACCAATCGACGAACCCGGCTCGCCTCGAGTTAATCGATAGTGACGACTTCCGGTCCGCTTTCCGACTGCCCGCTCTCGTCGGCGAGATCCTCGAGAGCGAGCTTCAGGTTCCACTTGTTGGCCTTCCAGAAGGCGTCGAAGACGACGCCGAGGACAGGGACGGAGCCGATAACGGTGTCGACGCCGATGTTCGCGAGCATGCGAAGCAGCGTCGACTGGGAGACGCCCAGACGGGCGGATTCGACGACGAGATACAGCGAGACGGCTGCAGCAGCGGTGTCTCCGGCTCCGGGGAGGATCCCGACGATCGGATCGATTCCGATCCTGAAGTCCGTTCCCGGGACCCGAGCGCCTTCGTCGAGGGCGTGGGCGACGACGTGCATGCGCTTGATCGCCGCCTCGTCGACGGCGGCGGGGAGGTCGTTCTTGAGCGCCTCGAGTTCCGAACTGCTGTCGCTTGAACCGGTAGCCATATTTGTTCGATTGGGCGCGTGCGTGGATAAGCGCGCGGGCGGCCGTGGCAAGCGGCTGACCGATCGACCGTCGTTCGTTCCGGCCCGCCTCGGGCGTTGCCGGGCGAGAGCGCCGACCAGCGGGGGAGAAATCGCTGGTTGCGTCACAAAAGCTCGTATTATCCTGAACGTGCCCGACGACGATCCGCTGAATCGCGAAATGATCGACCGTGAATGACTACGCGACCAGCATTTACCAAATGAATTCATTTTAACTCGAATTTCACGTACGAATACTGTTTCCGGCGACGAGTGGCTTTTATAGCGTGGGTAACTACAGTCTAATACACGATTGAACGATCAGATATAGCAATGCAGACGGAACTCTCACCCGCAGACGGTACCGACGATCTCCAGTACGACCAGCCCAACGACCGCTACGTCTTCCACCACGACCCCGACGGGACCGCGACGATCACGACGACGATCGTCCACGCGCTCGCGTCGATCGCGGACACCGACGTCTCGCAGGGCGAGTTCTCGCTCTACGACAGCGTCGATCCGGACGCGCTCGACCGCATCTTCAGCAAGAAGGCGGACGGGACCGAGCGAACGGGCGGCCACATCGCCTTCACCGCCCTGGAACACGAGGTGTACGTCTACGCGAACGGCGACGTCATCATCTACCCGCCCGCCGAGACGCCCCGGACGCCGACCACGAACTGACGCGGAGGCAGTCACACGCCGCTCGCAGTCGTCCTGATCGTTTTTCTCCGACCGCTTCGCGATCGACCCGCGAGCGACGCGGCCGTCTCGACCCGTGAACTGCGCTGCTGCCGCCGGAAAAACGGTCTACATGACACGGCTTTAGGTTCCTGCCGCTCGTCAGTGACCGCTATGACGGTAGTCGCACTACTGAGCGTCGCACCGGTGATCGAGGACAGTATGGCCGGCGAGGTCGCGAAAGCGGTCGAGGCACTCGAGGAGCACGACGTCACGTACGAGACGAACCCGATGGGGACGGTGATCGAAGCCGAGACGACCGACGAACTCTTCGCGGCCGCACAGGCGGCCCACGACGCCGTCGACGGCGATCGAGTGAGTACGGTTCTGAAGATCGACGACAAACGGACGCGAGACGTCGACGCGTCGGAGAAGGTCGAGGCCGTCGAAGAGCACCTCGGTCGGCCGGCGACGAATCGCGACGAGTAGCGGTCGCGACGTGCGAGCCGGCTCGCGTCGCTACCCCGCGCCGGCGTCCTCGCTCGGCGGTCGCCCGTCGCAGACGGGCAAGTCTCACCTCGTCGGAGCCCGTTGTCCGACGTGGAACAAGCCACGCCCGCAGTCACCGACATGTCCTGGATGGCTGTGAACGGAACGTGGCCGAAGCGCTCGAGGCGCTCGAGGGAGTCACAGCGTACGTGTAGATCGGGAACTCGAGGAGGGACGAGTCGAGGGTCGACGCGGCGTCGCTGGCGGGGACGATCGAAGGTGCGGGCTATACCGTCGGCGAGTAGAGAGATGACCCGTGTCTGACACCGGTCAGACGCCAACGGACAAACGGTTTTACCACGGAGGCTGAACCACGGTGCATGGAAAGTCTCAATCGCATGGCGATCGAGCTGGTCGACGAGGCCCTCGACTACGCCGAGGAGTTGAATATCGGCGGTTACGACCTCGAAAACGATGCGACGGTACTCGACTTCGGGCTCGAGTTCGACGGCGGGATCGAGGCCGGACTGTTGCTGACCGAGATACAGACCGCGGGAATGGCGACGCCGAGCTACGAACTGGGTGAGCTCGGCGACGCCTCGATCCCCTACGTCGAGCTATCGACGGACCAGCCGGCGCTCTCGCTGCTCTGTTCGCAGAAGGCGGGCTGGGAAGTGATGACCGAGGACTTCGAAGGCCTCGGGAGCGGTCCCGCCCGGGCACTGGTGGCCGAAGAGGACGAGTTCCGCCGCATCGGCTACACCGACGCCTTCGACCTGACGGCGCTGGCCATCGAGACGGACATGGATCCGACCGAATCCGTGGCCGAACACGTCGCCGATCGCGCCGAGGTCGAGACGAGCAGTGTCTTCCTGCTCGCCTATCCGACCGCGAGCCTCGCCGGGAGCATTACGAACGCCGCTCGCACCGCCGAACTCGCGACGTTCCGGCTCTCCGAACTCGGCTACGATCCCCGCGATATCGTCTCGGCGACGGGGAAGGCACCAGTCGCGCCCGTCGCGGGCGACGAGCGAACGGCCATCGCCCGGACGAACGACGCGATCGCGTACGGCGGCCGAGCACATCTCACCGTCCGAGAGGACGCCGATATCTTCGATTCGGTCCCGTCGACCGCCGCCGAGGATCACGGCCGGCCGTTCAGCGAGGTCTTCGACGACCTCGACTGGGATTTCTCGGAGGTCCCCTCGGACCTCTTCGCGCCCGCCGCCGTGACGATCGACGTGATCGGCGGTCCGACGTACGTCCACGGCGAGACGGACGAGGAGCTGCTCGTCGACTCCTTTGGCCTGTAGTCGTCTCGTTCGAGCCGGTTTCCGATCCGCCAGCGGACCGCACGTCCTCGAGACGGTCCGACGAGCCCTTTCCCCGCGACCGCTGTCGGCGGCTCGTTCACGTTTCTGCGCGCTCGAGGTTCGCGGTGGAGAAAACGGGAACGGGAGATCGGGTTATCGACTCGCGCATGCGTAGGCGCGAGACGATCGATTAGCAGCTATTCGTCGGCGAGGCGGCCGGGCGTCCACTCGGCGTCGAGTTCCGCGTGCGTGTACGGTTTGGCGTCCTCGCCGGCGTAGGTGGCGACGAGCTGGCCGTCGCCCTCGAGGTGGTACTTGTAGGTGGTCAGCCCCTCAAGGCCGACGGGACCGCGGGCGTGGATCTTCCCGGTACTGATGCCGACCTCGGCACCGAGGCCGAACCGGTAGCCGTCTGCGAAGCGGGTCGAGGCGTTGTGGAAGACGCTCGCGGAGTCGATGCTGCGCATGAACGCGCTCGCGCGGTCGGCGTCCTCGGTGACGATCGACTCCGTGTGCTTCGAGCCGTGGGTCGTGACGTGATCGATCGCTGTCTCGAGCGAGTCGACGACTCGGATCGAGACGATCAGGTCGCCGTACTCGGTGTCCCAGTCGGCATCCGTCGCGGCGTTCACGTCGACGATCTCGCGGGTCGTTTCGTCGCCGCGGATCTCGACGTCGGCGGTCTCGTAGCGGTCAGCGATCGCCGGCAGGAACTCCCCGGCGACGTCCTCGTGGACCAGCAGCGTCTCGACGGCGTTACAGACGGCCGGGTACTGGACTTTGGCGTCGAACGCGATGTCTTCGGCCATCGAGAGATCGGCCTCGTCGTCGACGTAGACGTGACAGATGCCCTCCGTGTGGCCGAGAACGGGAATGCTCGTGTTGTCCTGAATGTAACTCACGAACTCGGAGCTCCCTCTGGGCATGAGGAGGTCGATCGAATCGTCCATCTCGAGGAGGGCGTCGACGTCTTCGCGGGCCTCGATGTGCTGGGCCCAGCCGTCCGGAACGCCGGCCTCGGACGCGGCGTCCTCGATGATCTCGAAGAGGATTCGGTTCGAGTGCAGCGCCTCGCTGCCGCCCTTGAGGATCACCGCGTTGCCCGACTTCAAGCCGAGCGCGGCGATCTGGACGAGCGCGTCGGGGCGAGACTCGAAGACCGTCCCGACGACGCCGATCGGAACGGCGACCTTGTACAGTTCGAGGTCCTCGTCGAGTTCCCGTGCGGAGAGCGTCTTTCCGAGCGGGTCCTCCTGCTCGGCGACGCTGCGGACCATCTCGGCGATGCTCTCGATTTTCGACTCCGAGAGCTTCAGCCGATCGACCAGTGCCTGCGTGTACTCGCCCTCCTCGAGCAGTCGTTCGCCCTCCTCGACGTCCCGCTCGTTTTCCGCGAGGATCTCGTCGGTGCGGGCTTCGATCGCGTCGGCGATCTCCCGAAGCGCCCCGCTTCGCTCCTCGTCGGAGAGTTTCGCGAGCTCGAGAGCCGCGGTCTGTGCCTCCTCGACGTCGTTTTCGATATCGGTTTCAGTCATCGCTCACACCGTTGATAGGGACGAATATGGTCCCCACGGGCTTGGCAGTAGCGATCTTCTCGAGGACGTCGGGTTCGGTGGACTTCGCGATGACGGCGGGCACCCCGTGCTCGCTGACATCGCGTGCGCCCTCGACTTTCGTCTGGATACCGCCGAACCCGTCGGAGGTCGTCTCGCTGATGATCTCCTGGACCGTGTCGTAGTTCGTGCCGACCGCTTCGATGCGCTCGGCGTCGGAATCGTGCTTCGGGTTGCCGGTGTAGACGCCGCCGACGTCGGTCAGCGTGACCAGCAGGTCCGCGTCGACGCCCATCGTCGCTGCCGCCGAGAGCATGTCGTTGTCACCGATCCGGAGCTCCTCGGTCGCGACGGCGTCGTTCTCGTTGATGATCGGGACGACGCCCCAGTCCAGCAACGTCTCGACGGTGTTTCGGAAGTTCGTGAATCGCTCGGGGTTCTCGAGGTCGTGCTGGGTCAGCAGGAGCTGGGCCACCTTCCGATCGTACCGCCCGAAGCTCTCGGTGTAGCGGTGCATGAGGGTGCTCTGGCCGACGGTCGAGAGGGCCTGGGTCTCCTCGAGGGTTTCGCTGCCCTGTTCGATCCGCCCCGTCCCGGCCCCGACCGCGCCCGACGAGACGAGGATCACCTGCTTGCCCCGCGAGAGGAGGTCCTCGATGTCGTCGACCAGTTTGTCGAGTTTCCCGTCGTCCAGGTTGGAGTCCCCGTCGGTCAGGGAGTTCGTCCCGGCCTTGACGATCACGCGGTCGGCGTCGGCCGCGAGCTGTCGCGCCTCCGCGACGGCCGACTCTTCGAGTCCCTTACTCATTGTTGAATTCGGCCGCCAGTTCCGCAGAGCGTTCTTCGGCCGCCGCCACCGCCTCGGCGACGTCCGCCTCGGCGTCGCTGTCCCAGAGGACTTCCATGCCTTCGATGGTCGTCCCGTTGGGCGAACAGACGGCGTCGATCAGTTCCTCGACGTTCCGGTCCGACCGGAGGACGGTCTCGGCCGCGCCCTTGAACGTCTGTGCGGCCAGCGTCTCGGCGTCGTCCGGCTCGAGGCCGCCCTCGACGCCCGCGTCGGCCATCGCCTGAATGAGATAGAAGACGAAGGCGGGGCCGCTCCCGTTGACTGCGGTCGCGATGTCCATCTTCGCCTCGTCGATCTCGGCGAACTCGCCGACGTCGTCGAGCAGTTCCCGTACCTCGTCGGTGACGCCCTCGGCGGTCACGGCCGCCGCCATGTCGCCCGTCTCGGCCGCGAGGTTCGGCATGATCCGGACGACGTTCGCGTCGGTCCGCGCTTCGACGAAGTCGGTAGAGACGCCCGCAGCGATAGAGACCAGCGTCTGCTCCGGCGAGAGATCGAGATCGTCCAGTACCGCGCCGACGATGTCCGGTTTCACCGCGACGATAACCACGTCCGACTCGGCCGCTTCCGATACGTCCGACGTCGTGTGGTCGACGTAGTCGGCGACCGACTCGAGTGCGTCGGGATCGAGATCACACGCGATTACCGTGTGGTTCCCGGCCCGCCAGAGGCCCTTGATCAGGGCGCTCCCCATGTTGCCACATCCGATAACGCTCGTCTGTACCATCTTGTCTAGGGTGAGGAACCGAGGCGGACATACCAACTTTGGTTTCGGTCGGCCCGGCGAGTCGACCGAGACAGCGTGACACGCACTGCGGAGGCAGGTCAGCGATCGCTCGAGCGGTACGGTCAGACGAACCCGAGGACTACGGACGTGATCGCCTCGACGATCGTCTCCCAGACCGAAACGCCCGTGACGAGCTGCAACACCGTGTCGAGCCCGAAGAAGAGGAAGATTCCCGCGCCGGCGAGGTGGGCCAGCCTGGCATCGAAGCGGTGGGAGAACGTGTGGAAGAAGTAGGCGTTGGCTGCACTCACGGGAACGATCGCGAGCATTTCGCCGGCCCAGATCGCAGGGTGGGCGCCGTACTGGACGGCGAGCCCGATAGTGACGAGCTGGGTCTTGTCACCGAACTCCCCGACGGCCATCAGGGCGAAGATGGGAACGAACCCGCGGAGATACGACGGGACGTCGACCCCGAGGACCGAGATATCGATTTCGTCGGCCGTCGCCGCGCCGCCGTTCGTCGCGGCCGGTCGCCGACTCGTCTCGGGCGCCGACCTGACGAGCAGCGCCGCGAAGAGCAAGAACAGCCCCGCCGTGATCGCATCGAGGTACACGGTCGGGAGGACGCCCTGGATCGCCGCACCGAAGGCTATCTCGAGGGCCGTCCAGCCGGCGAAGGCGCTCCCCGCGGCGGCGACCACGATCCAGGGGTCGAATCGAGTCGCGAGACCCGCGATGATGAACTGGACCTTCTCCCCGGGGAGCACCGTTAGCTGCAGGACGAACGCGGCGACGAGGACCTCGAGCCAGCCAGTCATACGTAGAGAGCGGTGGGAGAGCGACGTCGTTCAGTCACGCCACCGAGTACGCCGTGGTTTAGCCCCGTCTAATGTATACATGTTATGGACTAACCCGAGGGAGAGTTGACGATACGGGCCGTAACCGAATGATGATTACTCGTTTGGCTTAATTAGGAGCGGAAACTGAGTCAGATCGGGCGGAACCATTGTCGTCCATCGGAGGGGAAATGACGCCCAGTCTCCGCCGGAGAGAACCGACTCGATCGAGCGGACCGCGGCCGAGGTCGAGGTCGAGGCCGTCACTCCATCGGGGAGACGTCGGTGACCGTGCCGACGCCCTTACTGCGACCCTCGCGGAAGACGAACTTCTGGCCTTCCTCGACGAGGTACGGACGGAACTTGAACCGGACGGTGCTCTTGCCCGTATCGCCCGGCAGGAGGCGGCCGTTCTCGGGATAGAAGGCGGCGGCCTCGCCGATCGTCTCGAGGTGGACGACGGGCTCGTACCCCTCACCGATGCGGGTGGGGTGGTTGAGGACCATGACTTCGGCCTCGAACTCGCGGACCGGCTCGGGGTCGGCGTCGCGGGGGAGCAAGACCATGCCGCGCTCGATGGCGCTCTCCTTGATCCCCTTGAGGGCGATCCCCACGATCCGGCCGGCCTGGGCCTTGTCGACGCGGTGGTAGTGCATCTCGATCGAGCGGACCTCGACCTCCTGGAAGCGACCGTCCGACATCGGGCCGATCAGGAGTTCGTCGCCAGCTTCGACCTCACCGGACATCACCGTCCCCGAGGCGACCGCGCCGACGCCGGTCACCGAGTAGCTCCGGTCGACGTACATCCGGAACTCGCCGGTGTCCTGTGACGTCTTCGGAAGCCGGTCGAACAGTTCGTCCAGCGTCTCGAGGCCGTCCATCGTGATCGCGCTGGTTTCGACGATCGGAACCACGCGCTCGTTGATCTCCTCGACGGCGGCGTCGACGCCGTGGCGGCTGACCCGCAGCGGCGACTTGTCGACCTCCCGCAAGAGGCGTTCGACCTCGCGTTCGACCTCCTCGATGCGCTCCTCGTCGACGGTGTCGGTCTTTGTGATCGCGACGATCGTTGGGAGGTCGGTGGCAAGCAGGACGCCGAGGTGTTCGCGCGTGGTGCGCGTGGGGCCGTCGTCGGCGGCGACGACCAGCAGCCCGTAGTCGAGTTTCTGCCCGACGAGACCGCGGATCGTCGTCCGGAGCCACGGCTCGTGACCGACGGTGTCGACGAACGAGACGAGTCTCTCGGCCTCTTGGACGACTTCAGCGCGATCGGCCTTGCGATTCGGATTCCGGACCCGGACCGGCCCCTCGTCGTCGAAACCGTAGACGGCGTAGGACAGGTCGGCGGAGAGGCCGCGCTCGACCTCGTGGGGCTGAACGTCGAGGAACGCGCGGGTCGCACCGTCCCCGTCGTCCGGTTTGCCCGTCACCAGCGAGCCGACGAGCGTACTCTTCCCGTGGTCGACGTGGCCGGCGGTCCCGACGACGACGTGTTCGTCGTCCGTCTCGAGGACGCCGCCCTCGCGGACCTGCGCGACCCCGACGAGTCCCTCGTTGATGCCCCAGGTCTGGACGTCCTCGATGTGTGCGTCGGCCTCCTCCGCGAGGAGGGAGAGGACGTCCATCGTCTCGGAGAACGTGTCGGGATCGACGCCGGCGAGGCCGCCGTCGTCGGTGACGCCGACGACGTACGTCGCCTCGCCGTCGCCCGAAAGGAGTCGATGTCGGAGTTGCGCGGCCAGGCTCTCCCGCCGTCCACCCTCGAGGTGGACGTCTCGTGACAGTCGTTCCTTGAACTCGACGTTGCCACCGTCCTGTTCGCCACGGTCCAGGGCTCGCTCGAGGAGAGCCCGGTCACGGCTCATATCCCCTGGTAGTGGGGCACACGGCAAAAGGCTTCCCGTGTATTGACAATGTTTCCCATAGTATAACTGCCGAGCCGGAGAAAACTACGTCGCCGGCCGCTCTCCCGATGCTGTGGCTGAGTACCGCCGTCGCGTTCCCTCTCCCGTGCGCCACAGTTCTGGGTCGACGGGCCGGTTCGAACGTGCCGGGCTCGCTTTCAAGCCCCTCGAGCCCGTTTCTCGAGACATGAGTGTCAGCGGCCTCTGTCAGATCTGCGAATCCCGTCCCGCACAGGAACGGTGTTCCAACTGCGGCACGCTCGCGTGCGAGGTCCACTTCGAGGACAGCATGGAGCTGTGTGCCGACTGCGCCTCGCAGGCCCAGCCGGGCCCCGGGAACGACGACGTCGAGATCAACCGGTTCTGAGTCGACCGACCGCGACTGCATCGACCGCGAACGCACTCGATATCGTGACCTCCATCCGCGACCTGCTCGGCGAGGCACTCGGCGTCGGCGAGACCTATCGCCTCCGGCTCGAAGAGCGCGACGGAACGCTCGTTGCCGAGCATCCGAACGACGCCAGTCCGATGGACGTCGCCGTCGTCGAGGGGCTGGACCGGCTCGCGGAGCGGCCGCCGACGGAGCCGGTGACGGTTGAGATCGTCGGTCGGGTCGTCGAC containing:
- a CDS encoding 50S ribosomal protein L3 produces the protein MPQANTPRKGSLGFGPRKRATSEVPRFNSWPDDDGQPTLQGFAGYKAGMTHVVMVDDKANSPTEGMEETVPVTIVETPPMRAVALRAYEDTPYGMKPITEVWTDEFVPELDRVLDLPGDGYDTDAATDELRGLHEEGRVDDVRVITHTVPGDVPSVPKKKPDVMETRVGGGSVDDRVDFALEIIEDGGEHVMNDVFRAGEYVDASGVTKGKGTQGPVKRWGVQKRKGKHARQGWRRRIGNLGPWNPSRVRSTVPQQGQMGYHQRTELNKRLVDIGDGADATVDGGFVNYGEVDGPHALIKGSLPGPQQRLVRFRPAIRPGDQPRLDPEVRYVSTASNQG
- a CDS encoding RNA methyltransferase is translated as MTVSVLVPSSISREAEDKREATRKLGYVARAATIFRADRLVVYPDRDGETGQFDGGFVQTVLRYAATPPYLRNEAWGMRDELEYAGVLPPLRAMSQTGSESTGSGSSRQGIVTEVGPEGRVRVNCGLQHPISLNVPPKMAVEEGERVTVRISSRRPVRAKLVDDPLPGLSIEQTDLQAALGREDAGVRIAASRFGEELTVGRLETLAGRTERDGMTVAFGAPERGLPAILEIEESAIEASSGQGDAVEPSSNRDDAADNGVEPTADPGFDLWLNTVPDQGSEVVRTEEALFATLAPLSLRE
- a CDS encoding DUF4112 domain-containing protein, whose protein sequence is MATGSSDSSSELEALKNDLPAAVDEAAIKRMHVVAHALDEGARVPGTDFRIGIDPIVGILPGAGDTAAAAVSLYLVVESARLGVSQSTLLRMLANIGVDTVIGSVPVLGVVFDAFWKANKWNLKLALEDLADESGQSESGPEVVTID
- a CDS encoding HalOD1 output domain-containing protein, translating into MQTELSPADGTDDLQYDQPNDRYVFHHDPDGTATITTTIVHALASIADTDVSQGEFSLYDSVDPDALDRIFSKKADGTERTGGHIAFTALEHEVYVYANGDVIIYPPAETPRTPTTN
- a CDS encoding MTH1187 family thiamine-binding protein, which gives rise to MTVVALLSVAPVIEDSMAGEVAKAVEALEEHDVTYETNPMGTVIEAETTDELFAAAQAAHDAVDGDRVSTVLKIDDKRTRDVDASEKVEAVEEHLGRPATNRDE
- the mch gene encoding methenyltetrahydromethanopterin cyclohydrolase; translated protein: MESLNRMAIELVDEALDYAEELNIGGYDLENDATVLDFGLEFDGGIEAGLLLTEIQTAGMATPSYELGELGDASIPYVELSTDQPALSLLCSQKAGWEVMTEDFEGLGSGPARALVAEEDEFRRIGYTDAFDLTALAIETDMDPTESVAEHVADRAEVETSSVFLLAYPTASLAGSITNAARTAELATFRLSELGYDPRDIVSATGKAPVAPVAGDERTAIARTNDAIAYGGRAHLTVREDADIFDSVPSTAAEDHGRPFSEVFDDLDWDFSEVPSDLFAPAAVTIDVIGGPTYVHGETDEELLVDSFGL
- a CDS encoding glutamate-5-semialdehyde dehydrogenase; the protein is MTETDIENDVEEAQTAALELAKLSDEERSGALREIADAIEARTDEILAENERDVEEGERLLEEGEYTQALVDRLKLSESKIESIAEMVRSVAEQEDPLGKTLSARELDEDLELYKVAVPIGVVGTVFESRPDALVQIAALGLKSGNAVILKGGSEALHSNRILFEIIEDAASEAGVPDGWAQHIEAREDVDALLEMDDSIDLLMPRGSSEFVSYIQDNTSIPVLGHTEGICHVYVDDEADLSMAEDIAFDAKVQYPAVCNAVETLLVHEDVAGEFLPAIADRYETADVEIRGDETTREIVDVNAATDADWDTEYGDLIVSIRVVDSLETAIDHVTTHGSKHTESIVTEDADRASAFMRSIDSASVFHNASTRFADGYRFGLGAEVGISTGKIHARGPVGLEGLTTYKYHLEGDGQLVATYAGEDAKPYTHAELDAEWTPGRLADE
- the proB gene encoding glutamate 5-kinase, whose translation is MSKGLEESAVAEARQLAADADRVIVKAGTNSLTDGDSNLDDGKLDKLVDDIEDLLSRGKQVILVSSGAVGAGTGRIEQGSETLEETQALSTVGQSTLMHRYTESFGRYDRKVAQLLLTQHDLENPERFTNFRNTVETLLDWGVVPIINENDAVATEELRIGDNDMLSAAATMGVDADLLVTLTDVGGVYTGNPKHDSDAERIEAVGTNYDTVQEIISETTSDGFGGIQTKVEGARDVSEHGVPAVIAKSTEPDVLEKIATAKPVGTIFVPINGVSDD
- the proC gene encoding pyrroline-5-carboxylate reductase, producing MVQTSVIGCGNMGSALIKGLWRAGNHTVIACDLDPDALESVADYVDHTTSDVSEAAESDVVIVAVKPDIVGAVLDDLDLSPEQTLVSIAAGVSTDFVEARTDANVVRIMPNLAAETGDMAAAVTAEGVTDEVRELLDDVGEFAEIDEAKMDIATAVNGSGPAFVFYLIQAMADAGVEGGLEPDDAETLAAQTFKGAAETVLRSDRNVEELIDAVCSPNGTTIEGMEVLWDSDAEADVAEAVAAAEERSAELAAEFNNE
- a CDS encoding TMEM165/GDT1 family protein translates to MTGWLEVLVAAFVLQLTVLPGEKVQFIIAGLATRFDPWIVVAAAGSAFAGWTALEIAFGAAIQGVLPTVYLDAITAGLFLLFAALLVRSAPETSRRPAATNGGAATADEIDISVLGVDVPSYLRGFVPIFALMAVGEFGDKTQLVTIGLAVQYGAHPAIWAGEMLAIVPVSAANAYFFHTFSHRFDARLAHLAGAGIFLFFGLDTVLQLVTGVSVWETIVEAITSVVLGFV